From Candidatus Doudnabacteria bacterium, a single genomic window includes:
- a CDS encoding YdeI/OmpD-associated family protein — protein MPSDLRKVLVSDKAALAAWQDLTPLARNEWICWVIFVKLEQTRKDHVKRVISELKEGMRRPCCWLGCPHRKDKQVSPSVQAVLNRRSKNK, from the coding sequence ATGCCATCAGATTTGCGAAAAGTTCTTGTATCCGACAAAGCAGCGCTAGCGGCGTGGCAGGACCTGACTCCGCTGGCTCGCAATGAATGGATATGCTGGGTGATCTTCGTAAAGCTTGAACAGACGAGAAAGGATCATGTTAAAAGAGTGATCAGTGAGCTCAAGGAGGGGATGCGCCGGCCCTGCTGCTGGCTCGGTTGTCCTCATCGCAAAGATAAACAGGTAAGCCCTTCTGTGCAAGCTGTGCTCAATAGAAGATCTAAGAATAAATAA
- a CDS encoding DUF1801 domain-containing protein, whose product MAEIKTKATKASVMEFLKSVKPEDKQKDGLALLKMFKKITGEKPVMWGTSIVGFGKYHYKSVSSEGEWFEVGFSPRKQNLTLYILAWKQENPALAKLGKYKRGGGCLYVNRLSDVDEKVLASLIKTVYTHRKKIHQ is encoded by the coding sequence ATGGCAGAAATAAAGACTAAGGCCACGAAGGCCAGTGTTATGGAATTTCTTAAATCGGTCAAACCTGAAGATAAACAAAAGGATGGTTTGGCTTTGCTGAAAATGTTCAAAAAAATTACGGGCGAGAAACCCGTGATGTGGGGGACGAGTATTGTGGGCTTCGGGAAATATCATTATAAATCCGTGAGCAGTGAGGGTGAGTGGTTTGAAGTAGGGTTCTCGCCTCGAAAGCAAAATCTGACTCTGTATATCCTGGCGTGGAAGCAGGAAAATCCGGCGCTGGCTAAATTAGGAAAGTATAAAAGAGGCGGTGGATGTCTGTACGTCAACCGCCTTTCTGATGTGGACGAGAAAGTCTTGGCCTCACTCATCAAAACTGTATATACGCATAGGAAGAAAATTCATCAATAG
- a CDS encoding ice-binding family protein, translating to MAVALAVLVLPILFGLARLIPAEAAFQPPAFLNVIKHVINDNGGTAVASDFTMTVNGVIGTPTTFPGVESPGVLVTIQDDSFYSVIETGPSSYTATFSADCTGTLSPFETKTCTVTNDDIPPTLPPSLGAAATFRVLTGTLANAAPGTIINGNLGYTVPPAMSPVVNGTTYVAPDPVYLQAGADQAAALAILNDQPCDFNFGAATVLSALPQPLEPGVYCITGAASVGAPGITIRGSGQYLFRMVGALNTTAASSVTFSPGATVCDVFWTPTGATTLGANSTFAGTVIGTAITVGNQVTWNGRALAFGGTVTTAADTFNPSSCPGTPPPTTGTLVVTKTTSGVDGTFNFTSNIPGNTSFVITTTANSGTKTFSAVMPGTYSITETPQAGWTQNSSTCSSVSVVAGSQATCTVANSLVVQVPPAFSLSLNKSANPITYSAAGQTIVYTYALTDNGNMPLTGPFTINDDKLGTFTCGSIATIILPGATFTCTKNYVTQASDLGSVTNWIQGVTANINTGAWLGFANSSQDTAITGAGANVPDSTYKCWCIQDGVPTDLHNQSAHLYSTTAGSLPADVAVLAWNKVNYTLNHKIRGAGKSDLDFVKDVQTAIWALVGDPSPQFGISTAAQQMINDANAHASYVPGPTDVTALIIYTDGINAIIRPGEVQESICEINANLKSIVNKAIGSMVVTSGQAQFTVNQVR from the coding sequence ATGGCAGTTGCACTAGCCGTCTTAGTTCTGCCCATTTTATTCGGTCTTGCAAGGCTTATCCCTGCGGAAGCTGCATTTCAACCCCCAGCTTTTCTGAATGTCATTAAACACGTCATAAATGATAACGGCGGCACTGCGGTTGCCTCTGATTTCACAATGACGGTTAATGGAGTTATTGGGACGCCCACTACTTTCCCTGGCGTAGAATCACCGGGAGTTTTAGTCACTATCCAGGATGACTCTTTTTACAGCGTGATTGAAACGGGTCCTTCCAGCTATACCGCCACTTTTTCCGCTGACTGCACAGGCACCTTGTCCCCATTCGAGACCAAAACCTGCACTGTCACCAATGACGATATACCCCCCACGCTTCCTCCGTCTCTTGGGGCTGCGGCCACATTCAGGGTTCTGACCGGTACCTTGGCCAACGCGGCACCAGGAACTATTATCAATGGAAACCTAGGATACACTGTCCCGCCCGCCATGTCACCCGTAGTGAATGGCACAACCTACGTGGCCCCTGACCCAGTTTATCTCCAAGCAGGCGCAGATCAGGCCGCTGCTTTGGCGATCTTGAATGATCAACCCTGTGATTTCAATTTTGGTGCTGCCACTGTCCTAAGTGCACTACCGCAACCGCTAGAACCCGGAGTCTATTGTATTACAGGCGCGGCTTCAGTAGGAGCACCGGGAATTACCATTAGGGGTAGCGGACAATACCTCTTTCGGATGGTTGGCGCGCTTAATACTACAGCCGCCTCTTCCGTCACATTTTCACCCGGCGCAACAGTCTGCGATGTGTTTTGGACCCCAACTGGGGCCACTACCCTTGGCGCCAACTCGACGTTTGCAGGAACTGTCATTGGTACGGCTATTACCGTAGGCAACCAAGTAACATGGAATGGCCGGGCCTTGGCATTTGGCGGAACCGTGACGACTGCCGCAGACACATTTAACCCATCATCGTGCCCAGGCACTCCTCCTCCCACAACCGGGACGCTGGTAGTCACAAAGACAACCAGCGGCGTTGACGGCACATTCAACTTCACCAGCAATATACCGGGCAACACGAGCTTTGTCATCACCACGACTGCCAACAGCGGTACAAAAACGTTCTCCGCGGTCATGCCCGGAACGTATTCCATCACGGAAACCCCGCAGGCCGGCTGGACACAGAACTCCAGCACCTGCTCTTCGGTTTCTGTCGTGGCTGGCAGTCAGGCCACCTGCACGGTCGCTAATTCCCTAGTCGTACAAGTCCCCCCTGCATTCAGCCTGTCACTGAACAAGTCGGCGAACCCGATTACTTACTCTGCCGCCGGCCAGACGATTGTCTATACCTATGCGTTGACCGACAACGGCAACATGCCGCTTACCGGCCCATTCACGATTAACGATGACAAACTCGGTACATTTACCTGCGGATCAATAGCGACGATCATACTTCCTGGCGCGACCTTCACCTGCACGAAGAACTACGTTACGCAGGCCTCTGATCTGGGTAGCGTGACGAACTGGATACAGGGGGTCACGGCGAACATAAACACCGGGGCCTGGCTGGGATTCGCCAATAGCTCGCAAGACACTGCTATCACGGGTGCCGGTGCCAATGTGCCCGACAGCACCTATAAGTGCTGGTGCATACAGGATGGCGTGCCCACTGACCTGCACAACCAGTCAGCGCATCTGTACTCGACTACTGCCGGTAGTTTGCCTGCCGATGTCGCTGTTCTGGCCTGGAACAAGGTCAACTACACGCTCAACCACAAGATCCGCGGAGCCGGTAAATCCGACCTCGATTTTGTGAAGGATGTGCAGACAGCTATCTGGGCGCTAGTTGGGGATCCGAGTCCTCAGTTCGGCATCAGTACTGCGGCGCAGCAGATGATCAATGATGCGAACGCGCATGCAAGCTACGTACCAGGGCCAACAGACGTAACCGCTCTCATCATCTACACCGACGGGATAAACGCGATTATCAGACCGGGGGAAGTCCAGGAGAGCATCTGCGAAATTAATGCAAACCTCAAATCGATCGTCAATAAGGCGATCGGCTCCATGGTCGTGACATCGGGCCAGGCCCAGTTCACTGTCAATCAGGTCAGATAA
- a CDS encoding class F sortase: MPFFPFAVSTLLVLTLIVSAVSYGFSKALAIPAPVVFVAEKAANPVQASVLAVPAPAIQVAVAQNLPQKKVVVIPKTAELPEAHLKIPSINVDAVIKDMGVTTTTGAMALPGNRFDVGWYDLGTVPGQTGSAVIGGHNYWDSGTGAFVNLNKLKKGDVLSVVDARGVSTSFVVSDIRTFDANDTNSGIFQSVSGVHLNLITCSGTWDPSTKSYTTRLVVYTDAV, encoded by the coding sequence TTGCCGTTTTTTCCATTTGCTGTTTCAACGCTCTTAGTTCTAACGCTCATTGTTTCAGCTGTCAGCTATGGTTTCTCCAAAGCATTAGCCATACCGGCTCCGGTCGTATTTGTCGCGGAGAAGGCCGCAAATCCTGTCCAAGCGAGCGTTCTGGCGGTTCCGGCACCGGCAATTCAGGTTGCTGTAGCCCAGAATTTACCTCAAAAAAAGGTTGTTGTTATTCCAAAAACCGCAGAACTACCGGAAGCGCATTTGAAAATTCCATCGATCAATGTTGACGCTGTCATTAAAGATATGGGCGTGACCACTACCACCGGAGCCATGGCGCTTCCGGGCAATCGATTTGATGTCGGTTGGTATGACTTAGGCACGGTTCCGGGTCAGACGGGGAGCGCTGTTATCGGCGGTCACAACTATTGGGATTCCGGAACAGGGGCGTTTGTTAATTTGAATAAGCTGAAAAAAGGCGATGTTCTGTCCGTCGTAGACGCGAGAGGTGTTTCAACTTCCTTCGTGGTTAGTGACATTCGCACATTTGATGCAAATGATACCAATAGCGGAATATTTCAATCCGTCAGCGGTGTTCATCTTAATCTGATCACTTGCAGCGGCACTTGGGATCCGTCAACAAAAAGCTATACCACGCGTTTAGTTGTCTATACAGATGCTGTGTAA
- a CDS encoding HNH endonuclease signature motif containing protein: MPKSNRTYSDRSQYIIQAVTKRRKKLREMARTYKGGKCMICGYDRYLGALDFHHLDPSKKKFGISMNGLTKSWEKIRIELDKCILICANCHRELHAGVLQLPGESQVEKRGEFGEVQSSEKLLDNPEPSADNLSVKV, from the coding sequence ATGCCAAAATCTAATAGAACATATTCCGACCGTTCTCAATATATAATCCAAGCTGTGACCAAACGCCGTAAAAAGCTTCGGGAGATGGCAAGGACATATAAAGGCGGTAAGTGTATGATCTGTGGTTATGATCGTTACTTGGGTGCATTGGACTTTCATCATCTTGATCCTTCCAAGAAAAAATTTGGTATTTCCATGAATGGACTCACTAAATCTTGGGAAAAGATTAGGATTGAGTTGGATAAATGTATTCTGATTTGCGCCAATTGCCACAGGGAATTACATGCAGGAGTATTGCAGCTTCCTGGTGAAAGCCAGGTTGAAAAACGAGGTGAATTCGGGGAAGTCCAATCTTCTGAAAAGTTGTTGGATAATCCCGAGCCAAGCGCAGACAATTTGTCTGTGAAGGTGTAG
- a CDS encoding SRPBCC domain-containing protein — protein sequence MAPIKEVAFERTYDAPVEQVWQAWTKPEMLKQWWGPDNVVIPECEVDLRVGGRFFIVMEAGEGMGEYKGTKWPMEAEFTVVEPKSKLSYNGKAWVGEVQNEETEIDQTTELTLTEENGKTKIKLKATINKSGPNAQMAVEGMKYGFDQQLNKLNNFLAKHK from the coding sequence ATGGCACCGATTAAAGAGGTTGCTTTCGAAAGAACATATGACGCTCCAGTCGAGCAAGTGTGGCAGGCTTGGACGAAACCGGAAATGCTAAAACAATGGTGGGGTCCGGATAATGTGGTAATTCCTGAATGTGAAGTTGACTTGCGGGTTGGCGGAAGGTTTTTCATAGTCATGGAGGCCGGAGAAGGTATGGGGGAATACAAAGGTACCAAGTGGCCGATGGAAGCAGAATTCACGGTAGTGGAGCCAAAATCAAAGCTATCTTATAACGGCAAGGCTTGGGTGGGGGAAGTACAAAATGAAGAAACTGAGATTGACCAAACCACAGAGCTGACATTAACTGAAGAGAATGGCAAAACGAAGATCAAACTTAAGGCTACAATCAACAAAAGCGGACCAAATGCCCAAATGGCGGTCGAGGGAATGAAGTACGGATTCGATCAACAGCTCAATAAGCTAAATAATTTTTTGGCAAAACACAAGTAA
- a CDS encoding SprT-like domain-containing protein encodes MRCFLTIILLGQISLIPTPEQKLLDPDFEIATPAGKQVFREELALALAEAPGASAQTRQKFKTEAEKLSAQLFLKGQKAYRLPRVKLTVYWDSLKPIEVAMSRGEPGRFEIHLNEVMFFTYHDDHLKLVIPHEVAHLLHYQQWGFGNNAHDETFVWIVKLLAPNYEYKDFDLTPGCRLSKRLLLANGARGIDDGCTP; translated from the coding sequence GTGCGGTGCTTCTTAACAATTATTCTTCTGGGCCAGATCAGTTTGATTCCGACCCCTGAGCAAAAGCTGCTCGACCCGGATTTCGAAATCGCAACACCTGCCGGGAAACAAGTTTTTCGTGAGGAGTTAGCCCTCGCCTTGGCAGAGGCTCCCGGCGCGAGCGCTCAAACTAGACAGAAGTTCAAAACCGAAGCGGAAAAACTGTCCGCGCAACTTTTTCTCAAAGGACAAAAAGCTTACCGCCTGCCTCGGGTCAAGTTGACTGTCTATTGGGATTCGCTGAAGCCCATCGAGGTTGCGATGTCTCGCGGCGAGCCAGGTCGGTTTGAAATCCATCTCAACGAGGTGATGTTTTTCACCTACCATGATGATCACCTCAAATTGGTCATTCCGCATGAGGTCGCTCACCTTCTCCACTATCAGCAGTGGGGTTTTGGCAACAACGCTCATGACGAAACTTTTGTATGGATCGTCAAACTGCTGGCTCCCAACTACGAGTACAAGGATTTCGACTTAACCCCAGGCTGTCGCCTCTCAAAGCGTTTGCTCTTGGCAAACGGCGCCAGAGGGATCGACGATGGCTGCACACCCTAA
- a CDS encoding putative Ig domain-containing protein: MKKISFFTALIGIFAGLVVFAGSAHAMTPTLSLTGTGDGDSVQINVTGDPSVNVLLFYTKTNVGSQIATLGMTNASGNFSNTISSSGYGIAAGTSVYVETTGLNGPQSAAVAWPIASTSGTFSLSPTGVVLSAGQNSTITASNNGGNTLYLSNNSNPPVANANISGNQINITALSNGSTVLTVCTSGNTSTCASAYVTVQNSGGQALTFSLSNVTVAPGQSVPITISGGNGSYSTLNNSNSAVIQTNISGSTVTLSTNGTSGSAAITICSSDMAACGIINATAGSASTTALSLSPYNPTLAPGQSLNVTISGGASSTYYVSSNSNQTSLSTSVNGSNLTLTGNSYGTANLVVCSSSGSCGNLTVTVSYVSYGGTITLSQSSIVLLVGQVLSVTVTGGTTPYSLSPAQSNLFQASLNGNVVTLSGIAAGSSTVYVCSAGSACATLSVTVNASGAGTPITFSQNNINLSMGGITALTITGSGGYYASTNSNPSVATVQISGSTALVTAGSAGSNNISICQSGGQCAILFVTVSSGTSTVSIPAFSNTNPVITAGQVLNETISGGASSNYYILANTNPAVVQLSLNGNQLALSGLTGGSSTVAICATSNSCAVLTVTVNGTAASNIYFATTSLPLGIVGQAYNNQIMAAGGNGSYTFTLTSGSLPSGLTLSATGLLSGTPIGTANNNISIMAADSTGNSATANFTLTVNNAAPVAPAPASTGPYQNGQLILENGTVYIVYQNTKVGFASADAFVGLGYQFSNVTPVTDSGLAVSSKVVVTADGGHPRGSWLLSGQAVFFLTPDGLIPVPDWNTFLSNGGQAIFIVSANSFDLARPRLANMSMNDSRLSP; the protein is encoded by the coding sequence ATGAAAAAAATATCTTTTTTTACGGCTTTAATCGGCATTTTTGCGGGTTTAGTGGTTTTTGCAGGGTCTGCCCATGCCATGACGCCAACTTTGTCCTTAACCGGCACCGGCGACGGCGATTCTGTCCAGATCAATGTCACCGGCGATCCCAGCGTTAATGTTTTGCTGTTTTACACCAAAACCAATGTCGGGTCGCAGATAGCCACATTGGGGATGACCAATGCCAGCGGCAATTTTTCAAATACTATCAGCTCTTCCGGCTACGGCATTGCCGCCGGCACCTCGGTTTACGTTGAGACCACCGGTTTGAACGGTCCGCAATCGGCTGCCGTGGCCTGGCCGATCGCATCGACCAGCGGCACGTTTTCCTTGAGTCCGACCGGAGTTGTGCTTTCCGCCGGCCAAAATTCCACCATTACCGCGTCCAACAACGGCGGCAACACGCTTTATTTATCCAACAATTCCAACCCGCCTGTGGCCAACGCCAACATCAGCGGCAATCAAATTAATATTACGGCCTTAAGCAACGGCTCCACGGTCCTGACCGTCTGCACCAGCGGCAATACGTCAACTTGCGCCAGCGCCTATGTTACCGTGCAGAACAGCGGCGGGCAAGCGCTGACATTCAGCCTAAGCAATGTGACCGTGGCTCCGGGCCAGAGCGTGCCCATCACCATCAGCGGCGGCAACGGCAGTTATTCAACGTTAAACAATTCTAATTCCGCGGTCATCCAAACCAATATCAGCGGGTCCACAGTAACTCTCAGTACCAACGGCACCAGCGGCTCCGCGGCCATAACCATTTGTTCGTCGGATATGGCGGCATGCGGCATTATCAATGCCACGGCCGGCAGCGCCAGCACCACGGCGCTGTCGCTCAGTCCGTACAATCCCACCCTGGCACCCGGCCAAAGCTTGAATGTGACCATTTCGGGCGGGGCTTCGTCAACATATTATGTTTCTTCCAACTCCAATCAGACCTCGTTAAGCACAAGCGTAAACGGGAGTAATCTGACGCTGACCGGCAATAGCTACGGTACGGCAAATCTGGTGGTATGTTCATCAAGCGGCAGCTGCGGCAACCTGACCGTGACAGTCAGCTATGTTTCCTACGGCGGCACCATAACTTTAAGCCAAAGCAGCATAGTGCTGCTGGTCGGGCAGGTCTTGAGCGTGACGGTCACAGGCGGCACTACGCCTTATTCCTTGTCTCCGGCTCAGAGCAATTTATTCCAGGCCAGCCTCAATGGCAATGTGGTCACCCTGTCCGGAATTGCGGCCGGATCTTCCACGGTCTACGTCTGTTCTGCCGGCAGTGCCTGTGCCACGTTATCCGTCACAGTCAACGCCTCAGGCGCCGGTACGCCCATAACCTTCAGCCAAAATAATATCAATTTGAGCATGGGAGGAATTACCGCGCTGACCATAACCGGCAGCGGCGGCTACTATGCCTCCACCAACTCCAATCCCAGCGTCGCTACTGTGCAGATCAGCGGCAGCACTGCTCTGGTCACGGCCGGCAGCGCCGGTTCAAACAATATTTCCATTTGCCAAAGCGGCGGACAATGCGCGATCTTATTCGTGACCGTCAGTTCCGGCACCTCCACCGTTTCCATCCCGGCATTCAGCAACACTAATCCCGTGATCACGGCAGGACAGGTCTTGAACGAAACTATTTCCGGAGGCGCTTCAAGCAATTATTATATTCTGGCCAACACCAACCCCGCTGTCGTGCAGTTGAGTCTGAACGGCAATCAGCTGGCCCTGTCAGGCTTAACCGGCGGTTCATCCACAGTTGCGATCTGTGCGACATCCAACAGTTGCGCCGTACTGACCGTTACGGTGAACGGGACTGCCGCATCGAACATTTATTTTGCCACCACCAGCCTGCCTCTTGGCATAGTAGGGCAGGCTTACAACAACCAGATCATGGCCGCGGGCGGCAACGGCAGCTACACGTTCACCTTAACTTCGGGAAGCCTGCCTTCGGGGCTGACTTTATCCGCCACCGGTTTGCTTTCCGGTACCCCTATCGGAACTGCCAATAATAATATTTCCATTATGGCCGCGGACAGCACCGGCAATTCCGCCACAGCGAATTTTACCCTGACCGTAAATAATGCCGCTCCCGTTGCTCCCGCTCCCGCCAGCACGGGCCCATACCAGAACGGCCAATTGATCCTTGAAAACGGCACAGTTTATATCGTTTATCAAAACACCAAAGTCGGGTTTGCCAGTGCGGATGCGTTCGTGGGTCTGGGTTATCAATTCAGCAATGTCACTCCCGTAACTGATTCGGGGTTGGCGGTTTCCAGCAAGGTCGTGGTCACGGCCGACGGGGGACATCCCAGGGGTTCGTGGCTTCTGAGCGGCCAGGCGGTATTTTTTCTGACACCCGACGGGTTGATCCCGGTCCCTGACTGGAATACCTTCCTAAGCAACGGCGGCCAGGCCATTTTCATAGTCAGTGCCAACAGTTTTGATCTGGCCCGGCCCAGACTGGCAAACATGAGCATGAACGATTCCAGGCTGAGCCCCTAA
- a CDS encoding metalloregulator ArsR/SmtB family transcription factor codes for MVEYTISLDNIFHSLADETRRDILRRVAKKTLSVGQIAKHYGMTFAGISKHLKVLEKARLISKHKQGKEHIVSIHPIAFKNASEYISQYQKIWERRLDRLGALLEVETRKIKGRRKL; via the coding sequence ATGGTTGAATATACTATTTCATTAGATAATATCTTTCATTCATTGGCCGATGAAACCAGGCGGGATATACTGCGGCGCGTAGCGAAGAAGACGCTGTCGGTCGGGCAGATTGCCAAGCATTATGGTATGACTTTTGCCGGGATATCGAAGCATCTTAAAGTCCTTGAGAAGGCGAGGCTTATCAGTAAGCACAAGCAGGGCAAAGAGCATATTGTGTCGATCCATCCAATTGCTTTTAAGAACGCTTCGGAGTATATTAGCCAATACCAGAAGATTTGGGAGCGCCGCCTCGACAGGTTAGGGGCTTTGCTTGAAGTCGAAACCAGGAAGATTAAAGGAAGAAGAAAGCTATGA
- a CDS encoding serine hydrolase — MNHIKQKIIVLAIVIASILPHFASAQTSGGVTAKAYVIIDADTKLVVAAENPDLAWTAASLTKLITALVVLDTKPNLSKSVTMAKADQTAGQCSNGGVCIKSASGVKFTLDGLFNAVIIKSANNAANALARSTGLSTSQFAKKMNAKAKALGAANSRFYEPTGMDPDNKITAADYGKIVAEAFNNPYLSTIAQKSDYNLVSLNNSKYNQMITNSDTLLASSVVDLVGSKTGYLPESHYNLATVLKYQTKQYIVVVLGEPHLYMAYADTEFLATLAGPKDIALLGQP; from the coding sequence ATGAATCACATTAAACAAAAAATCATTGTCTTAGCTATAGTTATCGCCTCAATTCTTCCCCATTTTGCTTCGGCCCAGACCTCCGGCGGCGTCACTGCAAAAGCATATGTCATCATCGATGCTGATACCAAGCTGGTGGTAGCTGCGGAAAATCCTGATCTAGCTTGGACTGCCGCATCCTTAACCAAGCTTATTACAGCCCTGGTGGTTCTCGATACCAAACCCAATCTTTCTAAATCCGTAACGATGGCCAAAGCCGATCAAACTGCGGGTCAGTGCAGCAACGGAGGAGTTTGCATCAAGTCTGCCTCCGGCGTGAAATTCACTTTAGATGGCCTTTTCAATGCAGTCATCATAAAGTCCGCAAACAATGCAGCGAATGCTTTGGCCCGCAGTACCGGATTATCGACATCACAATTTGCCAAAAAAATGAACGCTAAAGCCAAAGCATTGGGGGCTGCCAACAGTCGTTTTTATGAACCGACGGGAATGGATCCGGATAATAAGATCACTGCGGCAGATTATGGGAAAATTGTTGCTGAGGCCTTCAACAACCCCTACTTGAGCACGATTGCCCAGAAGTCCGACTATAACCTGGTCTCGCTAAACAATTCCAAATACAACCAAATGATAACGAACAGCGATACTCTTCTGGCCAGTTCTGTGGTTGATCTGGTCGGCAGCAAGACCGGCTATCTTCCGGAGTCACACTACAATCTTGCCACGGTTCTGAAATATCAAACTAAACAGTATATTGTAGTGGTCTTAGGCGAACCGCATTTGTATATGGCGTATGCGGATACTGAATTCCTGGCAACTTTAGCAGGACCCAAAGATATTGCCTTACTGGGCCAGCCTTAA